Part of the Diprion similis isolate iyDipSimi1 chromosome 10, iyDipSimi1.1, whole genome shotgun sequence genome, taCGCTGCCAAGCGCAGCTTCCTCGGTGTCTCCATTCACCGCAAGTCGCCTATTTTTGCCTGCTCCGTTCATCGTGATAATGGCAATTGTTCTGTCGTACGTATCTACACATGTTGATGCGAGAGGTTGTTGACTTTAGGGAGCCCTGAATACATGTAAATTGAAGAAACTAAACAATGACTCAAATGTTTCTTGAAATTACAAGGAATCTGTTGGGATAATTGAAGTCATGTCTGAATAACTTGAAATCTTTTGCAATAACATGATATCGCTAGAGAATTCACCTGGCAACAAACTCTAGAAATTGTAGCACTTGCGataaactaaaaattatttcaattgacTAACATCGATGCCCAGTCTTTTGATTGATTTCTATTTTAAGTGATTTGTTGCGATTCTCTGTCAACTTATTTAATCTGAAAACCATTGGGAATTGCTTGGTAAACTGGAAATGAATTACAATGAGATGATATGGTAGAAATCGGTGTTGATGAATTTAAGTaatttactttgaaaagtcaTAAACTTGATAACACTTAAAAAATACTGTATAGCAGAGGAACTTGAATgacttgaaatattgtttgaaattataGGAAATTGGACAACATCATTGACAAAGTGTCCAATCATTTGAAGTTACAAGATAGCATTGAAGTAATCGTGCAGAGAGTGTTTGAAATCATTATGAAAATCGTTGTTTGTATAAGAATGATTTATAGACAaaatacaaacaaataaatttatccaAGCTTTTGGTTCATTGTGTATGGAATTCTTTgagatttatttaataattcgaTTCTATATACAGAACTCAAATTTCTAAAGGTCTATTCCATTTAACTGTATTTTATCTGATGGAAATAAGTTGTCCTGATCGTTTAAATtacctgaataaaaaaaatcgtcacatTTTATCCTGAAAATGAGGAGAGACTTTGCAAAAGTATTTTGCATTGTTCTGTTGATTAATTTTACTGTACACAGTCTGTATAAAtgacaaaataattcaaaggaCTAGGCAACGAATCCAAGGAATTAGAAAATACAAATAGATTGaagattttctttctacttaCTTTTCAGGTTTCCCCAAAGAAGCTTTGCGTCTCTCCAAACTTCCAACAGAATGCCaatggaaaacctggaatacAGGATGTAAGGAATTAGTTTGATCAGAATTAAGCATTtatagtacaaaaaaataaatgagtaaatgagaaaatgtcaattttctttttaataaacAAGTGATTCACTTTCAGGCTGACAAATCTAAGGCAGTGAAGAAAATCGACCTCAAGGAAAATACCTTCAATCCAGAACTGGAACCTCTGCTTAGAGATAATCCTCAGAGATTCGTCATATTCCCGATCCAATGGCCGGACATTTGGAAAATGTATAAGAAGGCAGAAGCATCCTTTTGGACAGTCGAAGAAGTCGATTTATCCAAGGTAGTTAAGCATTCGATAAatgtgatatattttttaacttgtgctTCACTTTATTGCTCTAACTGACGTTTAAATGAATATCTGAtccaaataattatttccccGTATACAAAGCAAATTTGATAAGCTgtcgaagaattttctttcaataatcACATTGACTGTATCAAGATTGTCGTACTGAAGAAGATCAACTTCTAAAAGAGATTTATGAAAAACTTCAACTCAAATACTTTCAGGATATGTCGGACTGGAAGGATCTGAAGGACAGCGAGCGTCATTTCATATCTCACGTCCTGGCATTTTTCGCAGCATCGGATGGAATCGTTAACGAAAATCTGGTGGAGCGTTTCAGTCAGGAAGTGACAGTAACGGAAGCCAGATGCTTTTACGGCTTTCAAATAGCCATGGAAAATGTTCACTCGGAAATGTACTCGCTGCTCATCGACACTTACGTCAGTGACGCAAAGCAGAGgtgggaaaaatgaaaaataattctagtTAGGAAAAGttgggagtaaaaaaaacaacttaaacaattttcaacgagGAAAATGAGCCCCAAAGCATGCGAATCGGATTAAAAACAGTAGagtttaatcattttgaatatGTTTCTGATCATTAAATCTTCTCTCAAATTGTCGATATCTTAGCTTGCGTTTCTCGAATTTTCTCAGAATCATTTGTATTACCTGACAGAGATGTTTTTCGATTTGTGTTGCAAATCATAAGTGTAAATAACACtgctggatattttttttttacggttttTCCCTTTCCTAATGTTTGATTTAGTCGTTACAGCCCATTTATCCTGAGATAAAAGTTCcttctgaaattttcacacccaaaatacttgaatttttcagaaacttCCTATTCAACGCCATTGAAAACCTTCCCTGTGTCGCTAAGAAGGCGAACTGGGCGCTGAACTGGATAAACAACGACAGTGCGAACTTTGGCGAGCGAGTCGTGGCCTTCGCAGCGGTCGAAGGGATCTTCTTCAGCGGAAGTTTCGCCTCCATATTCTGGCTCAAAAAGCGTGGATTGATGCCAGGTCTGACCTTCAGCAACGAGCTCATCTCCAGGGACGAGGTCAGTCGCAGTTGATCGGCATTTTCTTAGAATTCTGGAGATCGAATCCGTCTGTGGAACATCCGTCTCAATCCCCTccatcttcgttttttttccagggATTGCACTGCGACTTTGCTTGTCTTATGTTCAAACACATCGTCCAAAAACCATCTCAACAACGAGTCACCTCCATCATTAGAGACGCCGTTGTTATCGAACAGGAATTCTTGACAGACGCTCTTCCCGTTGCTATGCTAGGAATGAACTGCGAGCTCATGTGTCGCTACATCGAATTCGTAGCTGACAGACTCCTCGTCGAACTCGGCTGCCCAAAGGTAAAAGAGAATTCATCattcgttttcaattttttatcgtacAAGTTTTTTCACTTACCTACCCTAACTATTTTTaaatagttttcattttcagtaaGTTTATGATCACTAGTGTTGCCACTTCTTGTAAATTCGAAGTAAATTCCTGTCCAATTTCGATTATTCGAATCGATTAaccattttttcaccttttagaTCAATCATTTATCATTTAAGTCATTGTTTTACGAAACTTGATCATTTGAaatggttttgtttttcacgaaATGTACGTAATATTGAATATTCGCAGATATACAACTCCGAGAATCCGTTCGATTTCATGGAAAACATATCGCTAGAAGGAAAGACTAATTTCTTTGAGAAGAAGGTAGGAGAGTACCAAAAATGGGGTgtaatgagagagaaaaacgagaGTGAGTTCACAATAGATGCAGATTTctaaagaaaaggaaaaattaacaccgttaaaacgaaaaattagaGTGAAGATGAATCATTTTATACTTAATTTCTGTAAGCAGCAAGTTCTGCGTCCataaattttctcacattGAATTACAAAACGAATGTGTAAAACAATATGTCAAGAAATCAACTCAGTCATACTTCTCTCTGAAGATTTATTGATAACAACTaactgaattaaaaaaataatgatgtaGAATAGAAGATTAGGGATCTTGTACACTTTTGTAAATCTTGTAAAAAGAATACTAGTTACACGCAATATTCGACTTATTTACATttagaatataattattttccaattcgGAAATCGGgggaaaaatcgatgaaagtaaaattcggcaattgaatagaaataaattttcctttaTACCCCGTTACTTAATTTATCGAATATAGTTTAAAATCAAGGCTTTAATTATAGTCAAGTATTTAGtatgttttgaaatattatcagACGCACGTTTCTTAAGACGAATGATTATTTGTGCACGTTTTCTCTTTccatgtttttgtttttcatatataaaTTTGACTCCATTCAATTACAATAAGTGGATACTACATCACAATTGACTAGATATTTCCGTTGACACGTAAAATTAAACGAGTATGATAAAAACTGGTTTTTTGTActatttttgtcttttttttcttgactgCGAAGACGCGAAACTTTCAATAGCATTTGCTGCATTTATTtgtttgctgtttttttttttttttacgtgtattttactttttcacgccgtacaattatttgaataacgtCAGTATTTTTCAGGACTAAGATATATAAGTTAATAAGTTAAATACTATTACCATTACCTGTACATATACAATACTATAAACacatgtaatattattaattagttacttaaaaatataataaaatgtaaCTTGATAACAAATTACCTTCGTgtgtttagaattttttcccctctctccctctccgaTAATgactaaaatcaaattttatgcagCCATATTTCGAAGAACGAAAGTTTATGTAAAATACGAAAATGATCGCGTTGCATCTTTGCATGAAGCAAAAAGCaactattaaaaataattgttgaataaccTGAGCAAAGAAAGATAGAAATCGGAAAAATTACACGTAATATCGTGTTGAGcgtgtttaaaatttattgagggtaaagtaatgaaaaaaaaaaaaaaaaaaattacatgtaTACTGTTGCAATcacaataaatatatgtatgtacataatataataatatccattacatatgaaatttattgttattcattATTGCATGTGTATTTCTTTAGTTAGTAGTgactattatttataatatcatatatactgttatattatatcaaggcaataaattatttaattagtcaaatatatttttcacgtaCGCGGTTACGACGATTcgtaatttacaattattattattattaatattaataataataataactttcATACATTTCGAACCctttaaaaacaatttaacaGATCGTAGAGAGATTGTAGGCTTATCGTTTtcgtattcgtttttttttcgagttttagttattgtatataatatataaatattaataatctaTACATTTGCATCCCCCGAtgggcgaagaaaaaaaaaaagggaaaccaaataaataaatacttaaatatattgatttgtttattttatatacctaacCAGCTTTTCTctagattattatttatttattggtaACAACCTGCCGGTTAAAACACAGAGcaaataatgtaatatatagTTAGAAGTCTTggaagaaattattcaatgttttAGGTGATTCTCTAAATATTGCTAAGAAAAAGAACGAGtgaataaattgaacaaataaaattggtaaaaaaaaaaaaaaaaaaaaaaaaaacaacaacaggaACCAAAATATAAAGTGAATGCGCAATctgcaaaattaatttacatatCGTAAATAAGAATATCTTTACTTCATCTCTCGCCCcctcaaaagaaaaaaattaataaaataaactttttgacctactggaaattttttttttttctttcattttttttctctaaagcATAATTGTAGCTAATTAGTTTCAATGATTAttgatagagaaaaaaaaaaaaactagaacaAAAATTCCCTTCTCgaattttggtttttcttcGGATCACCTCGATATTGAAATACTATATTGTAACACAAGGAGGCAAACTCGGTCTTCTCTGGccgagcgtaagtttgcaatacgAATCTGAATATTACAAATACGCGAGGCGAAAAAACCGTTGCTTTCTTGTTGCACACGATTCTTTATACAACAAGAGTATGTTATGCGTTTTTTCACAAAGCacaaaattgaggttagggtcgcatATCGTTAGATATGTTGCGACAGCGGATACGCGCACTGCGCAGTAAGGAgtaaaagtggtcttttctgcactcggcgcatgcgcattcgcaaaTTCACTCTACGGTTATAAAAACCTATAAGTCTATGCATAAAAACGAGTACCTCATATACGGAAAAAACGTATGAAAAAACGCTCAAGTCATGCTCGCGTTATATAACAGTAAATTTCTTAACGAGCATCGATACGGTTTTTTGACGAGACGTGAGATGTAACTGTAACACGCGAGTCAAAAAACCTTATCCGTACGAGTTTCGACGCGTAATTTTCAGCACGAGAGCAAAGAAAACGCGATTTTGAGGTTATAGtgctgaaaattcatttcttttactcTCTGACTTCCAATCTCTCAATCTCTCTGTCAGTCTCTATCTCACAAGTTCgcttaaaagtaaaaaatataaaatcactttataaatctttttttttttttttttggtattagATTcgtttgtagttttttttgttgtttttatcattttgttGTTAAGAGTCGATTTAGTTATCCGTCGTCTACGTTTATACTAGAACGATATTTCAATTAATGAAATGTAATGCAACGTACATATTgatttttcgttgttttttcaacgttgctttttacttctctctttctccctttctctccgTTCCGCCTTCATTATCAGTATTTAGACTAGACTATATTTAATCACTGATCATCCTCGGTTAAATCCTTAAAGACTTATCAAGATTCTCTTTCGTcgccagaaaaaaaatacgcgtaaaataaaaactgaagagcatcgtgtaaaatttttacatatccTTAAGAATTTGCTCATTGACTAAAAATTGCCTAACAataagaagaagtagaaaGGAAAGAGTAAATtagataagaaaagaaaatgagcgTTTTTGTTTC contains:
- the LOC124411718 gene encoding ribonucleoside-diphosphate reductase subunit M2 B isoform X1; translated protein: MPLQVSQKENVSRKLESLKIKENVSPKKLCVSPNFQQNANGKPGIQDADKSKAVKKIDLKENTFNPELEPLLRDNPQRFVIFPIQWPDIWKMYKKAEASFWTVEEVDLSKDMSDWKDLKDSERHFISHVLAFFAASDGIVNENLVERFSQEVTVTEARCFYGFQIAMENVHSEMYSLLIDTYVSDAKQRNFLFNAIENLPCVAKKANWALNWINNDSANFGERVVAFAAVEGIFFSGSFASIFWLKKRGLMPGLTFSNELISRDEGLHCDFACLMFKHIVQKPSQQRVTSIIRDAVVIEQEFLTDALPVAMLGMNCELMCRYIEFVADRLLVELGCPKIYNSENPFDFMENISLEGKTNFFEKKVGEYQKWGVMREKNESEFTIDADF
- the LOC124411718 gene encoding ribonucleoside-diphosphate reductase subunit M2 B isoform X2; translated protein: MLSSAANFTAKSGILVSTLTEEIHVCANADEDLRLSVTFLLLVALSITIFYYAAKRSFLGVSIHRKSPIFACSVHRDNGNCSVVSPKKLCVSPNFQQNANGKPGIQDADKSKAVKKIDLKENTFNPELEPLLRDNPQRFVIFPIQWPDIWKMYKKAEASFWTVEEVDLSKDMSDWKDLKDSERHFISHVLAFFAASDGIVNENLVERFSQEVTVTEARCFYGFQIAMENVHSEMYSLLIDTYVSDAKQRNFLFNAIENLPCVAKKANWALNWINNDSANFGERVVAFAAVEGIFFSGSFASIFWLKKRGLMPGLTFSNELISRDEGLHCDFACLMFKHIVQKPSQQRVTSIIRDAVVIEQEFLTDALPVAMLGMNCELMCRYIEFVADRLLVELGCPKIYNSENPFDFMENISLEGKTNFFEKKVGEYQKWGVMREKNESEFTIDADF